The nucleotide sequence TCCAGACGCGGCACAGTGAGGTCGCGCCCGACTCGACTGAGGCCGTCGATGCCTTCTGCCGCCGCCTTGTACCGCTCATATTCTTGCAAACGCCTGATCAGCTCGGCGCGCGGGTCGTCTTCCTCGGCCTCGATCTCACTGGAGCGCGGCAACAGCATGCGCGACTTGATCTCGGCAAGCATGGCGGCCATCACCAAGTATTCGGCGGCCAACTCCAAACGCACCGACTGCATCAGCTCGACATAGCCCATGTATTGACGGGTAATTTCCGCCACGGGGATGTCCAGCACATCAATGTTCTGTTTACGGATCAGGTACAGCAACAGGTCCAACGGGCCTTCGAAGGCTTCAAGAAACACCTCCAGCGCATCCGGCGGAATGTACAAGTCCAGCGGCATTTCAGTCACAGCGTGGCCATAGACCAAGGCAAATGGCAGCTCCTGCTGGGCACTGACCTGATCTTGGGGGTCGCTGTCGGGGTGTTGCTCGGTCGGCACGCTGGACATGGTCATTCTCGAATAGGCGTTCAGCGGTAATTCAGGCCAAGGGCCAGGCGCACTTCGCTCAGGGTTTCTCGCGCCTCGGAGCGCGCCTTTTCAGCGCCCTCAGCAAGAATCTGCCGCACTAGGTCGGGGCTTTCTTGATAGTCAGCTGCGCGCGCCTGTAATGGCTGCAACTCCAGTTGCACCGCCTCACTCAGCGGCCCCTTGCACTCCAGACAGCCAATCCCG is from Pseudomonas sp. TMP9 and encodes:
- a CDS encoding ScpA family protein — protein: MEVFLEAFEGPLDLLLYLIRKQNIDVLDIPVAEITRQYMGYVELMQSVRLELAAEYLVMAAMLAEIKSRMLLPRSSEIEAEEDDPRAELIRRLQEYERYKAAAEGIDGLSRVGRDLTVPRLDAPQARARKLLPDVSLEEVLLSMAEVLRRADMFESHQVTREALSTRERMSDVLERLKGGAFVPFVSLFSAEEGKLGVVVTFMAVLELIKESLVELVQNEAFGPIHVRARAE